The Oscillatoria acuminata PCC 6304 genomic interval ACTTCTCCTCGGGAATTCAGCAACGGACCCCCGGAATTTCCCGGATTAATTGCTGCATCGGTTTGAATAAACCCCACCCGCTTATCGGGAACCCCCACATCGCGACTCGATCGCCCGGTGGCGCTGACAATCCCTGCGGTTACACTATTATCTAACCCTAGGGGATTTCCAATGGCGATCGCCCATTCCCCCGGTTGCAATTGTTCTGAATTCCCCAGAGTCGCCTTGGGTAGTGCTGTCGCCTCAATCTTCACCACCGCCACATCAGAAATCGGGTCCTCTCCCAATACCGTTCCCTCAAAAGTTCGCCCATCCTTGAGCACCACACTCACCGTATCCGCACCATTAATCACATGAGCATTGGTCAAAATCTGACCATCATCACTGATAATAAACCCTGACCCCGTACCCCGTTCCAGGCGTTGTTGGGGTTCCATCGGTGCTTGTCCAAAAAATCGCCGAAAGAACGGGTCCCGAAAGGCATCCGGGATATCCTGGGTAACCGTTCGTGCGGCATCAATTCGCACCACTGCCGGACCCACTTTTTCCACTGCCTCGACAATAAAATTAGAATTCACCGGCAACGATGAGACTCCACGAGGCAGGGGAGCATCATCGGGAGTCGTCACGGAGGGAGTTCGGGGATCCAACGACTCTAAGGAGAAAGGTCCATTGGCGCGCAACCAGCGATCGCCCATAAATGCTGCACCAGCT includes:
- a CDS encoding HhoA/HhoB/HtrA family serine endopeptidase, producing MKNSERDHQRGHFSGTQVLLYLLVVVVGAGAAFMGDRWLRANGPFSLESLDPRTPSVTTPDDAPLPRGVSSLPVNSNFIVEAVEKVGPAVVRIDAARTVTQDIPDAFRDPFFRRFFGQAPMEPQQRLERGTGSGFIISDDGQILTNAHVINGADTVSVVLKDGRTFEGTVLGEDPISDVAVVKIEATALPKATLGNSEQLQPGEWAIAIGNPLGLDNSVTAGIVSATGRSSRDVGVPDKRVGFIQTDAAINPGNSGGPLLNSRGEVIGMNTAIISGAQGLGFAIPIQTAQAIAQQLITTGKVQHPFLGIEMVTITPELQQELNTDPNSPMQLSVDSGVLIVRVSPNSPAERAGLQEGDVIQRMENQEISQSDVVQQIVQGSQVGNALELQINRDGQTLNITVEPGEMPVNPSF